AGCTGGCCGAGAAGGACGAGGAGATGGAGCAGATCAAGAGGAACAGCCAGAGGGTGACTGACTCCATGCAGAGCACTCTTGATTCTGAGGTCAGAAGCAGGAATGATGCCCTGAGAGTCAAgaagaagatggagggagacctCAACGAGATGGAGATTCAGCTGAGCCATGCCAATAGACAGGCTGCTGAGGCCCAGAAACAACTGAGGAATGTCCAGGGACAACTCAAGGTAAGTTCATAATTGCTGCATTAAAATGAAGGGTCAACGATTTTAAAGGTCTGCTTTGCCAGGATGCCCAATTGCACCTTGATGATGCTGTCAGAGGACAGGAGGACATGAAGGAGCAGGTTGCTATGGTGGAGCGTAGAAACGGCCTGATGCTGGCTGAAATTGAGGAGCTAAGAGCTGCTCTTGAGCAGACAGAGAGAGGACGCAAATTGGCTGAGCAGGAGTTGATTGATGCCAGCGAGCGTGTCGGACTTCTTCACTCTCAGGTTTCGTTATCATCAATCATTTACTACACATGACTACAATGAACCTGGCTAAAACTTTTCTTGTACATTTAGAACACCAGCCTGCTCAACACCAAGAAGAAGCTGGAGTCTGACCTTGTACAGATTCAGAGTGAAGTGGACGATGCTGTGCAGGAATCAAGAAACGCTGATGAGAAAGCCAAAAAGGCTATCACTGATGTGAGTAGTAGAATTCCCCACTTCATCCAATCAAGACTTCTATgatctttgtttttttatatgttcTGACTACACTACCCATGATTACAGGCTGCCATGATGGCTGAAGAGCTAAAGAAGGAGCAGGACACCAGCGCTCACCTGGAGAGGATGAAGAAGAACCTGGAGGTCACTGTCAAGGACCTGCAGCACCGTCTGGATGAGGCTGAGAACCTGGCAATGAAGGGTGGCAAGAAGCAGCTCCAGAAACTGGAGTCGAGAGTATGAAACAAACATCAGCACTTGTGCAAATCATGCTTTTTTTACGCACAAAATGTCTATTCTGTCATACATTTTCAGGTGCGTGAGCTTGAATCTGAAGTTGAGTCCGAACAGAGACGTGGAACCGACGCTATTAAGGGAGTCCGCAAATATGAGAGGAGAGTGAAGGAGCTGACCTACCAAGTTTGTCCTTTCTCAACTAAATAGTCACAACTTCCACTCTTTGGATGAACAAAGTGAAAATGCACTTTTATTCATATAGACTGAGGAGGACAAGAAGAACGTGACCAGACTTCAGGATCTGGTGGACAAACTTCAGCTTAAAGTCAAGGCGTACAAGAGACAGTCTGAGGAGGCTGTGAGTGCACTTGAGTTGAGAATAACTTAACAGGTATAAAATATAAACTGCTTCAACAGGAGGAACAGGCCAACACTCACATGTCCAGACTCAGGAAGGTCCAGAATGAGCTGGAAGAGGCTCAGGAGCGTGCTGACATCGCTGAGTCCCAGGTCAACAAGCTGAGGGTCAAGAGCCGCGACGCTGGAAAGGTAAACGCatgtcacacacatactgtacaaatcaTTTACACAGCATTTTTTTCAAGAATGAATCATAATCACCCCTCTCCTGTCGTTTTTAGGGAACCGACTCTGCTGAATAAGGGACTGTGGAATCGTTAGAGGGCTTCATACAATATGGGTCCTGTATTGTgtgcattttaaaataaaacaataccaTGTAGAGAACAAAAATGGTGATTCTTTACTACATACACTAAAAAAGTGCATGGACAATACCATAAAGACATTAGGCATCACACTCAAAAATAACTACATCATAGTCAActacaatttaaaataaacagaGGGCATATTGATAACAATACATGATGTCAAATCTTCTTCTCTTCTGCATTtgcagtttgtttgttttcagGGAGTTGTTGGTCAAATACAATATTACATTTGGTATCATCTCTCAAAAACATGCATGTTCGGAGAGGACAAGCAgtattgaagatggatggatgatgatgcAGAATGAATAGAGCAGGGCATAGAGTGTAATGGGTgtttaacaaaaaacaaaaagactTTGAACTCGATAGGTTGGTAAAACTAAAAGGTAAATTCATTGCCATTGTCCAACAATAGGTTTCTTACATTTCTATCTTATACTGTTTCGGGCCAATTACAATGAGAAATAAAACATTTAGTGTTTATTTCCCCCATCCTTAGCTTTGTTTCCACCAGCTTTTCCATTTCCCTTCTGTTTGACCGGATCCCCATTGCATTTGTGTACCCCTTGAGTGGTTCCCATTTGAAGATGTGCCGTGTGGACCTTTTCAATCAGAGAGAAGCAGTCTTCCTGTGGACTGATAGGGCTCGTTGCAGATCTGCCCTGTTCGAGAGAGTCTGAATGACCAGGATGGGCGTTATGAGCCGCTTTGGGCTGGGGAGACGACGGTCTCGAGCCGGGTTTCCTAGGCGAGGAGTGTGTGGACTTGATGTCTTCTTTCGGGACAAGGTTTAGGTTCAAACACACAGGTCGTCCGGGTTTTGGGCTCAGAGGAATTACTATATTATCTCCTGGAGCTCCAAGAGTGAGGTAGACCTCTGGGAAGGTGCATTGCTGGTTCAAGTTCCTATGGCCCTTTGGCAAGTGGTCAAAGAAAGATGAATAAATGGGGGTTCAGATCATCACTTGGGAAATATATGATACTTACCATCTGTGGTGTGAAACTCATTAAGACCTTCACGGTCatctacaaaaacaaaaatgtacagtatattaaaaaagATTGTACATTTGGAGATTCATTTTATGTCTTACCTGAGATGTGGATTTAAGACCCTTCTGATATTCTGTCTCAGGGTTGAAGGATGCTGACTTTGTCAAGTTGCAGCCCGATTTAGCATCAGGAAATCTGAAAATGTCCCCTTTAGATATCGGTGGTGTACTTTCAGCCACAGTTATAATTGGTGCATGAACCTTGTAAAAGTGAAAAGAATGCCTGTCAAGAACATATTATACAGAGTCACGTAAAAAATTAGGACATCGTGTAGCATTCGAATTTTAGATTTGGTACAACCGCTATGGACTGTGGTCAAACTGCtatacaaactaaagactttataaacaagttgtggcaacgttcccgaCACGTCGCCTGCTGCATGGTAACTCTCAGTCCCAGCAGCTGACGGAAGGACGCTAGTTGCACGTTCAAAATGTTTCTCCTCCAACAGCATTGCGCTCTTCATCGTACACAGAGACTCCATTAAGTTCAGTGAAACGAAGCGATCAGCTCCATTTACTCGGAGGGAACATTTTCAAAGCAAAGTCCGTGTTTCAAAAGCCAAACGGCTCGAGTGCGCATGCGCTGCGGCGCTTCAGtattcaggaagtaagcagtgttgcctaaaatgcatcaaCAATTGATGGTTTTAaggttaaaataaaattaaacggtattactaaccgtctggaattgtaTCGCGGAATATCATTATACTGTTTACCAATACAtccctaatatacacatatatatatatacatacacatacatatacagtacatgtataaatatatacacaaatactgtgtatatccatccattcactaccgcttgtcccttttggggttgcggacggtgctggagcctatctccgctgcaattgggcggaaggcggggtacaccctggacaagtcatatatattatatacacacacacacacatatatattatatacacacacacatatatatatatatatattatatacacacacacatatatatatatatatatatatatatatatatatatatatatatatatatatatatatatatatatatatatatatatatatatatatatatatatttatatatatatatatatatacatatatatatatacaaacatatatatatatatatatatatatatatatatacatatatacatatacatatatacatatatatacatacatacatacatacatatatatatatatatacacacacacacacatatatatatacgtataatatatatatgtatatatacatacatatatacacacaaatatatatatatatatatacacacatattatatatatatatatatatatatatatatatatatatacaaatatatatatacaaacgtatatatatatatacatacacacacacacacacacacattatatatatatatatatatatacatatatatatatatatatatatatatatatatatatatatacatacatacatacatacatacatacatacatacatacatacatacatacatacatacatacatacatatatatatatatatatatatatatatatatatatatatatatatatatatatatatatatatatatattagggctgtgaatctttgggtgtcccacgattcgattcaatatcgattcttggggtcacgattcgattaaaaatcgtttttttttttttcaattcaacacgattctcgattcaaaaacgattttttttccccgattcaaaaggattctctattcattcaatacatagatttcagcaggatctaccccagtctgctgacatgcaagcagagtagtagatttttgtaaaaagcttttataattgtaaaggacaatgttttatcaactgattgcaataatgtacatttgttttaactattaaatgaaccaaaaacatgacttattttatctttgtgacaatattggacacagtgtgttgtcaagcttatgagatgcgatgcaagtgtaagccactgtgacactattgttcttttttttattttttataaatgtctaatgataaagtcaatgagggatttttaatcactgctacgttgaaattgtaactaatattgataccgttgttgataatattcatttttgtttcactacttttggtttgttctgtgtcgtgtttgtgtctcctctcaattgctctgtttattgcagttctgagtgttgctgggtcgggtttgcttttggaattggattgcatttagagatgaccgataatatcggcctgctgatattatcggccaataaatgctttaaaatgtaatatccgaaattgtcggtatcgttttttttattatcggtatcggttcatttattatttttattttttttaattttttttattaaatccacataaaaaacacaagatacactcacaattagtgcaccaacccagaaaacctccctcccccattcacactcattcacacaaaagggttgtttctttctgttattaatattctggttcctacattatatatcaatatatatcaatacagtctgcaagggatacagtccgtaagcacacatgattgtgcgtgctgctggtccactaatagtactaacctttaacagttaattttactcattttcattaattactagtttccatgtaactgtttttatattgttttactttcttttttattcaagaaaatgtttttaatttatttatcttattttattttataattttttttaaaaaggacattaTTTTCacaatacctggttgtccaaattaggcataagaatgtgttaattccacgactgtatatatagcggtatcggttgatatcggttgatatcggtatcggcaattaagagttggacaatatcggaatatcgaatatcggcaaaaagcaattatcggacatccctaattgcattgttatggtattgctgtgtattgttttgttggattgattaattataaaaagaaataaattaaaattaaaataaaaaaatacatcaaaaaaaaaatttgattttttaaaaatgagaatcgattctgaatcgcacaacgtgagaatcgcgattcgaattcaaatcgattttttcccacacccctaatatatatatatatatatatatatatatgtatatatacacacatttacacaaatatatgtatatatatatatacaaatatgtgtgtgcatatatacacacatatatacatatatagtataagtatacatatatacagttttatatatatatatgatatatatatatatatatatatatatatatatatatatatatatatatatatatatatatatatatatatatatatatatatatatatatatatcatatatatatatatatatatacacacacgtatacacacttatatacttatactaatatatatatatatatatatatatatatatatatatatatatatatatatatatatatatatacacacacacatatatacatacatacatactgtacatacatacatacatacatatataaataaaagaacaagtatataagttttaacaaatatattctaaaaaatatatctatttttaattttatttaaaataatgtaCCTAATTTTTACCAGGCTTTGtaattgttttaatgtattttattcataaaaaaatagTTATACATGTggctgtgtgttttttttccatcaacATTAGTCTATCTACCATCCAAACATGAACATTGGTATTGTATGGTAACGTACAGTTTTGACATGACTCTGGTCATGTTTTCCCTTTGCCGGCGTCCCACTGATCCCCGGCAGGGAGGAAAGAGTGACTCTCTGCTCATCCAGCCTGCCGGCCTGACAGCTGGCCACCATACGGAATAAAGCGTCCGCTTCTGCACCTGTGGAAAAAAAGACTGACTGGTTACTTAAGGGTGTGACAAATACAACATACTTGACCCCGTGGACCGGAGTGTGCCTTTTCACACCTGCTGCTACTTCATTTGGGGAGCTGtggctgtgtgtgggtgtggcagGTGTGCTTCGGCTCTGCTGTAAAGAGCAGCGCTGGTCCTGCATGCGGCCTTTCTGAGCATGACTTAACATTTTACTAAATTGCAGCTGATTGGCCAGAGAGATCTGGTAAAAAAGCAGAACAAGAACATGGCCATCATCATGAGTACTCCAAAATGACTACAATAAGGCGAGGATTTATTCATATTTCCCTTCATTTCTTCAAAAATATTCCAATGTGTATaactcacaggtgtcaaactcaaggcctgggggccaaatctggcccgccacaatattttatgtggcccgcgaaagcctggaaataatatgcgttaataaaatgcttaatcttttcttactaaatatatttgttatttccctTTTGAAATTAaacatcatgtactgcatgcaattgcttatcttttaaaatgaaatattatcaaaatattatataatgtattccaaaaatattttttaggtgTCGgtcttctagcagtggaatgcagagaGTAGAGCTAACACAagaagtagtctaaacaaaggaggGTGGGGGACAAGGGACAGAGGGAAGtacacaggagttccggggttttggtagaccgatctagactgggcgaggGTACGCTGGTGTACtgggttggtctcacgtttgtcctctaagcttggagaataaaccacaaaataccaactactgcctggtgattgaatataaacatcagcttatgtgccatttaagaattcttaaatggcacataagctgatgtttatattcaatcaccaggcagtagttggtattttgtggtttatatatatatatatatatatatatatatatatatatatatatatatatatatatatatatatatatatatatatatatatatatatatatatatatatatatatatatatatatatatactgttgcgttgaccagctcttcctcccagggattctaagctgctatatatatatatatatatatatatatatatatatatatatatatatatatatatatatatatatatatatatatatatatatatatatatatatatatatatatatatatatatatatatatacacatacatacatacatatatatacacatacatatatatatatatatatatgtatgtatatatatgtatgtatatatatatatatatatatatatatatacatacatatatatacatacatatatatatatatatgtatgtgtatatatatgtatgtatgtatgtgtatatatatatatatatatatatatatatatatatatatatatatatgtgtgtgtgtatacatacatatatatatatataatgtatatatatatatatatatatatatatatatgtgtgtgtgtatacatacatatatatatataatgtatatatatatatatatatatatatatatatatatatatatatatatatatgtgtgtgtgtgtgtatacatacatatatatacatacatatatataatatacatacatatatatatatatatataatgtatatatatatatatgtgtatatatatatatgtgtatatatatatatatatatatatatatatatatgcatatatatatgcatatatatgtatgtatgtatgtatgtatatatatatatatatatatatatacacacacacacacacatatatatacacacatatatatatatatatatatatatatataatatatatatatatatacacattatatatattatatatatatacacacatatatatatacacatatacacacacatacacattatatatacatatacgcacatatatatatatatatacacacacacacgtatattcatatattactcattggtATAACTGATCCAAATTAGCAGTGTTCAGTTTCTGTTGTGGTGTTTTACCTGTGGCTGCTGATCCTTTTTGTCCTGGTTTGGGGGGCCAGTTTTATCAGGTTCTTTAGAAGTGTTGCAGGCCTTGCGCTGGAAGGTTGGGGTGCACAAATTTTTAAGGATATGAGGTGCAGAACATCTCTGATCGTCAAGCCGGGAGCCCTGTTGTTGATATTTAAAGCAGATATAAACCATGTTACCTTACAGGCAGCATATTGTGGGCCCCACCTGAACTTTGGAGACCATGTAACACAAATAACTTGTGTCCGCTCCTACGGCAATGGAGGTGCCTTCGTTCTGGATCCCCGGCAAAGGTGGAAGACACGCACGCTGATCATCCAGACGTTTGGCTTGGGAGTTGGCCAGCATTTTGAAGAACTGGTCGGAATTTGGTCCTGGcaatacaaaaacacatttttgttatCACACAGTCTGATGTAAAATAAGCTAAAATGCAGAATAAAGACAGGAATTGAGGACGACGACGTCAAAATGCAAACCTCCTAAAGTAATTTTTTAATTCAACCAGACTTTTCTGGAGGAATACACCTTCAAAGGTCTGCATAACTTgtaaaccagaggtgtcaaactccttttcattgagggccacatggcagttatgtttggccccagagggccgcttctagcagtgaatactattattacacaattttttaatgcattttattagttgattttttttcaactaaaatgcaaaaaaaatatatggtaagttgcaaaacatttttcacctcaaaatgtagtgtatattgctgtaaatggaaaaacagtactgctgtttttatggtaaaaaaaaataaaaggcagctcagttgccagaatgttactgtaaatttttacatttgttttttttactgtaaataaaaaaaaatgcaattttacagtcaaattttggcacctgaactgccagtttttagttttttttttttaccgcaaatcaacaactgtagatttttcggtgtattactgtaaatgccaaaacggcactgcagtttattacagtaaaaaaagtactgttttttttccatttagagaaaaatgctgtaaaaaccacagtaaatattTCACAATTttgccatgaaatctattgcaacttttacattgcacaatttgatggataacttcatTTGAAATaaacattattagtatttatttctatttaaaaaatggtttgaatgtttgatcatatatttttgcataattacacaatatttaagttaacctaatttgcgattacatgaatTAAAATTTTttccctcccaaaatagaaacaaagattacatttagtaagaaaagttacagtactttattgatacgtataatttccaggctttcgagggccaaataaaatgaagtggcgggccacatctggcccccgggccttgagtttgacacttatgTTGTAAGATGTGTATTTTTCCCTTTTTTGAGGTGTGATGCCACCACAAACAAGTACCAGTAAAGACAAAAAATACAGGGATGATGTTGAGCTGGGCGGGGGTCGGggcggggcggggttaagggggaggagtatatttatagctagaattcactgaaattcaagtatatatatatatatatatatatatatatatatatatatatatatatatatatatatataaataaataaaataaatacttcactttcagtgaattctagctatatatatatatatatatatatatatatatatatatataaatatatatatttatttgttattttttattatatatacctgtatacatataaataaaacaaatactacagtgttcattta
This genomic interval from Entelurus aequoreus isolate RoL-2023_Sb linkage group LG06, RoL_Eaeq_v1.1, whole genome shotgun sequence contains the following:
- the LOC133651795 gene encoding uncharacterized protein LOC133651795 isoform X2 — its product is MDPSQSAPCSPRHTNRKPLADPCNRDSDMLFNLLANTQSHRLDDQRVSLPSLPGIDTKDHPSASDSSYLCYMVSKVQGTRMEDQRCSLPGIQSAASSKKDQAASGIPRSASFSPGSDAERPKIQVKTFPKKELIPAEQDGFLTMMRHAQRGRMEEQRCVLNVSPQLTPDHKPTQSTVPTGPNSDQFFKMLANSQAKRLDDQRACLPPLPGIQNEGTSIAVGADTSYLCYMVSKVQRKACNTSKEPDKTGPPNQDKKDQQPQISLANQLQFSKMLSHAQKGRMQDQRCSLQQSRSTPATPTHSHSSPNEVAAGAEADALFRMVASCQAGRLDEQRVTLSSLPGISGTPAKGKHDQSHVKTVHAPIITVAESTPPISKGDIFRFPDAKSGCNLTKSASFNPETEYQKGLKSTSQMTVKVLMSFTPQMGHRNLNQQCTFPEVYLTLGAPGDNIVIPLSPKPGRPVCLNLNLVPKEDIKSTHSSPRKPGSRPSSPQPKAAHNAHPGHSDSLEQGRSATSPISPQEDCFSLIEKVHTAHLQMGTTQGVHKCNGDPVKQKGNGKAGGNKAKDGGNKH
- the LOC133651795 gene encoding uncharacterized protein LOC133651795 isoform X3 is translated as MDPSQSAPCSPRHTNRKPLADPCNRDSDMLFNLLANTQSHRLDDQRVSLPSLPGIDTKDHPSASDSSYLCYMVSKVQGTRMEDQRCSLPGIQSAASSKKDQAASGIPRSASFSPGSDAERPKIQVKTFPKKELIPAEQDGFLTMMRHAQRGRMEEQRCVLNVSPQLTPDHKPTQSTVPTGPNSDQFFKMLANSQAKRLDDQRACLPPLPGIQNEGTSIAVGADTSYLCYMVSKVQGSRLDDQRCSAPHILKNLCTPTFQRKACNTSKEPDKTGPPNQDKKDQQPQISLANQLQFSKMLSHAQKGRMQDQRCSLQQSRSTPATPTHSHSSPNEVAAGAEADALFRMVASCQAGRLDEQRVTLSSLPGISGTPAKGKHDQSHVKTVHAPIITVAESTPPISKGDIFRFPDAKSGCNLTKSASFNPETEYQKGLKSTSQMTVKVLMSFTPQMELEPAMHLPRGLPHSWSSRR
- the LOC133651795 gene encoding uncharacterized protein LOC133651795 isoform X1, producing MDPSQSAPCSPRHTNRKPLADPCNRDSDMLFNLLANTQSHRLDDQRVSLPSLPGIDTKDHPSASDSSYLCYMVSKVQGTRMEDQRCSLPGIQSAASSKKDQAASGIPRSASFSPGSDAERPKIQVKTFPKKELIPAEQDGFLTMMRHAQRGRMEEQRCVLNVSPQLTPDHKPTQSTVPTGPNSDQFFKMLANSQAKRLDDQRACLPPLPGIQNEGTSIAVGADTSYLCYMVSKVQGSRLDDQRCSAPHILKNLCTPTFQRKACNTSKEPDKTGPPNQDKKDQQPQISLANQLQFSKMLSHAQKGRMQDQRCSLQQSRSTPATPTHSHSSPNEVAAGAEADALFRMVASCQAGRLDEQRVTLSSLPGISGTPAKGKHDQSHVKTVHAPIITVAESTPPISKGDIFRFPDAKSGCNLTKSASFNPETEYQKGLKSTSQMTVKVLMSFTPQMGHRNLNQQCTFPEVYLTLGAPGDNIVIPLSPKPGRPVCLNLNLVPKEDIKSTHSSPRKPGSRPSSPQPKAAHNAHPGHSDSLEQGRSATSPISPQEDCFSLIEKVHTAHLQMGTTQGVHKCNGDPVKQKGNGKAGGNKAKDGGNKH